From the genome of Lineus longissimus chromosome 8, tnLinLong1.2, whole genome shotgun sequence, one region includes:
- the LOC135492089 gene encoding uncharacterized protein LOC135492089: MFLRRALRFSIKAGINNHGRGLRALTQLAGRPGIVDEETFRYPKHLGSYRDDLPFGINGDGVEKTNLESYSRDIRPKLDQLLLKHGGVIFKGLPLDSSIEFSRFIRALGYDGMDYVGGVASRLKIAEGVIEASTYEEHEDTMEPHCEMAYFSVFPHLFFLYCEVAPSAGCGGECGVTDQREVLLKLDPEVVEKFKKKGVRYHRCLTNRDTPNPLHGYGSWQSSLRTDDRKEAERKLAEAGHRPDQYHWNEDGSLRFWTTSQVLVPHYKTGEMMWFNQVDSMNWTYFKSKTGKLYDLLKNEDPAMSPFTTYYGDGTDIEPDVLQHIREVQWRCTVAEQPQQGNVLALDNMRVAHSKFGYKGPRTMRVALARWADSDSK; this comes from the exons ATGTTTCTGCGGCGGGCGCTTCGTTTCTCCATAAAGGCCGGGATCAACAACCATGGGCGTGGTCTCCGGGCCCTCACACAACTTGCTGGCCGACCGGGCATAGTTGACGAGGAAACGTTCAGGTATCCTAAACACTTAGGAAGTTACCGAGATGATTTACCATTCGGGATTAACGGCGACGGCGTAGAGAAGACGAACCTGGAGTCTTATTCTCGCGACATCCGTCCGAAATTAGACCAGTTGCTTCTAAAGCACGGGGGTGTCATTTTCAAGGGGCTACCATTGGATTCCAGTATTGAGTTTTCCCGGTTCATTCGGGCCCTTGGCTACGATGGTATGGATTATGTTGGTGGTGTGGCCTCGCGTTTGAAGATTGCCGAAGGAGTCATTGAAGCCAGTACGTACGAAGAACATGAAGACACGATGGAACCTCACTGCGAGATGGCCTACTTCTCCGTATTTCCTCATCTC ttttTCCTCTATTGTGAAGTCGCCCCATCAGCGGGTTGCGGGGGAGAATGCGGGGTGACAGACCAGAGGGAAGTGCTCCTGAAACTGGACCCAGAGGTGGTGGAAAAGTTCAAGAAAAAGGGCGTACGGTACCATCGCTGCTTGACGAATAGAGACACCCCCAACCCTCTTCATGGCTATGGCTCTTGGCAGTCG TCCCTGAGAACCGACGATCGCAAGGAAGCCGAGAGGAAACTGGCGGAAGCTGGTCATCGCCCTGATCAGTACCATTGGAACGAGGATGGCTCTCTGAGATTTTGGACTACATCCCAAGTGCTGGTACCACATTACAAAACAG GCGAGATGATGTGGTTCAACCAGGTCGACAGCATGAATTGGACCTACTTTAAAAGCAAGACAGGCAAACTCTACGACCTGCTTAAGAATGAAGACCCTGCCATGTCTCCCTTCACAACATACTACGGAGACGGCACAGACATAGAACCCGATGTTCTACAGCACATCAGAGAAGTACAGTGGCGGTGTACCGTCGCCGAACAGCCGCAACAGGGAAATGTCCTAGCGTTGGACAATATGAGAGTTGCACACAGCAAGTTTGGTTACAAGGGTCCGAGGACGATGCGGGTTGCACTTGCGCGTTGGGCGGACAGCGATTCGAAATAG